The Miscanthus floridulus cultivar M001 chromosome 17, ASM1932011v1, whole genome shotgun sequence genome has a window encoding:
- the LOC136514998 gene encoding pirin-like protein isoform X2, whose translation MTTTMMRLRQHLGLASPAIYTSAIGRLGNNTPHRRRTTRPRIMSSSASDSASSAAPFEKPRAVVNKVLAESQPEGQGATVRRSIGRHELRNLDPFLMLDEFSVSKPAGFPDHPHRGFETVTYMLEGAFTHQDFAGHKGTIKTGDVQWMTAGRGIVHSEMPAGDGVQKGLQLWINLSSKDKMIEPRYQELESKDISRAEVDGVEARVIAGEALGAASPVYTRTPTMYVDFTMRLGSRLHQPVPEGWNAFVYVVDGEGVFGREKAAPTAAHHCLVLGPGDGLSVWNRSDRPLRFVLVAGKPLGEPVVQHGPFVMNSRAEIQQAMEDYYYGKNGFERASQWSSSASS comes from the exons atgacgacgacgatgatgaggctGAGGCAGCACCTGGGCCTGGCATCCCCTGCTATTTATACCTCCGCCATCGGCAGGCTCGGCAACAACACACCCCACCGCCGCCGAACAA CTCGGCCTCGGATCATGTCGTCCTCTGCTTCCGACTCTGCTTCGTCCGCGGCGCCGTTCGAGAAGCCCAGGGCCGTGGTCAACAAGGTCCTCGCGGAGTCGCAGCCCGAGGGGCAGGGCGCCACCGTCCGCAGGAGCATCGGCAG GCATGAGCTCCGGAACCTCGACCCCTTCCTCATGCTCGACGAATTCTCAG TCTCCAAGCCCGCCGGATTCCCCGACCACCCGCACAGAGGGTTCGAGACCGTCACCTACATGCTCGAG GGAGCCTTCACCCACCAGGACTTCGCTGGCCACAAGGGAACCATCAAAACAGGTGACGTGCAATGGATGACAGCGGGCCGCGGCATCGTGCACTCGGAGATGCCGGCGGGTGACGGCGTGCAGAAGGGGCTACAGCTCTGGATCAACCTCTCCTCTAAAGACAAGATGATCGAGCCGCGGTACCAGGAGCTGGAGAGCAAGGACATCAGCCGCGCGGAGGTGGACGGCGTGGAGGCGCGCGTGATCGCCGGGGAGGCACTCGGCGCGGCGTCCCCCGTGTACACGCGGACCCCCACCATGTACGTTGACTTCACCATGCGCCTCGGGTCCCGCCTGCACCAGCCGGTGCCGGAGGGGTGGAACGCCTTCGTCTACGTCGTCGACGGCGAGGGCGTGTTCGGGCGGGAGAAGGCCGCGCCCACCGCCGCGCACCACTGCCTCGTCCTCGGCCCCGGCGACGGGCTCAGCGTGTGGAATCGGTCTGACAGGCCGCTGAGGTTCGTGCTCGTCGCTGGGAAGCCGCTTGGTGAGCCCGTGGTGCAGCATGGGCCCTTCGTCATGAACTCGCGCGCCGAGATCCAGCAGGCCATGGAGGACTACTACTACGGCAAGAATGGCTTCGAGAGGGCCAGCCAGTGGAGCTCCTCTGCCTCATCCTGA
- the LOC136514998 gene encoding pirin-like protein isoform X1, giving the protein MTTTMMRLRQHLGLASPAIYTSAIGRLGNNTPHRRRTSTAIFPSSTQKQLLLLVILLAPLLLFFFVLIPSSVLLPPARPRIMSSSASDSASSAAPFEKPRAVVNKVLAESQPEGQGATVRRSIGRHELRNLDPFLMLDEFSVSKPAGFPDHPHRGFETVTYMLEGAFTHQDFAGHKGTIKTGDVQWMTAGRGIVHSEMPAGDGVQKGLQLWINLSSKDKMIEPRYQELESKDISRAEVDGVEARVIAGEALGAASPVYTRTPTMYVDFTMRLGSRLHQPVPEGWNAFVYVVDGEGVFGREKAAPTAAHHCLVLGPGDGLSVWNRSDRPLRFVLVAGKPLGEPVVQHGPFVMNSRAEIQQAMEDYYYGKNGFERASQWSSSASS; this is encoded by the exons atgacgacgacgatgatgaggctGAGGCAGCACCTGGGCCTGGCATCCCCTGCTATTTATACCTCCGCCATCGGCAGGCTCGGCAACAACACACCCCACCGCCGCCGAACAAGTACAGCAATTTTTCCTAGTAGCACCCAAAAGCAGCTCCTGCTCCTCGTGATCCTCCTTGCccccctcctcctcttcttcttcgtcttgATCCCCAGCTCTGTCTTGTTGCCCCCAGCTCGGCCTCGGATCATGTCGTCCTCTGCTTCCGACTCTGCTTCGTCCGCGGCGCCGTTCGAGAAGCCCAGGGCCGTGGTCAACAAGGTCCTCGCGGAGTCGCAGCCCGAGGGGCAGGGCGCCACCGTCCGCAGGAGCATCGGCAG GCATGAGCTCCGGAACCTCGACCCCTTCCTCATGCTCGACGAATTCTCAG TCTCCAAGCCCGCCGGATTCCCCGACCACCCGCACAGAGGGTTCGAGACCGTCACCTACATGCTCGAG GGAGCCTTCACCCACCAGGACTTCGCTGGCCACAAGGGAACCATCAAAACAGGTGACGTGCAATGGATGACAGCGGGCCGCGGCATCGTGCACTCGGAGATGCCGGCGGGTGACGGCGTGCAGAAGGGGCTACAGCTCTGGATCAACCTCTCCTCTAAAGACAAGATGATCGAGCCGCGGTACCAGGAGCTGGAGAGCAAGGACATCAGCCGCGCGGAGGTGGACGGCGTGGAGGCGCGCGTGATCGCCGGGGAGGCACTCGGCGCGGCGTCCCCCGTGTACACGCGGACCCCCACCATGTACGTTGACTTCACCATGCGCCTCGGGTCCCGCCTGCACCAGCCGGTGCCGGAGGGGTGGAACGCCTTCGTCTACGTCGTCGACGGCGAGGGCGTGTTCGGGCGGGAGAAGGCCGCGCCCACCGCCGCGCACCACTGCCTCGTCCTCGGCCCCGGCGACGGGCTCAGCGTGTGGAATCGGTCTGACAGGCCGCTGAGGTTCGTGCTCGTCGCTGGGAAGCCGCTTGGTGAGCCCGTGGTGCAGCATGGGCCCTTCGTCATGAACTCGCGCGCCGAGATCCAGCAGGCCATGGAGGACTACTACTACGGCAAGAATGGCTTCGAGAGGGCCAGCCAGTGGAGCTCCTCTGCCTCATCCTGA
- the LOC136514999 gene encoding uncharacterized protein isoform X1 codes for MLAVSLGPGPSLAAFPASARRSPVPFVPFPARLHHRPLLLSATAEGTGAPAGQGDASAAPVDEARLPQFAADWEAARAGKDQGRIFTLPVLRANSGGLIVRFNSLQGFVPNPLLSPAHWCKAKLADPKRPIQDITKHLVGTSISVKVAEVNEEERKLVFSEKDASWSRYSSQIKIGDIYDGIVGSVFPYGAFVHLRFPDGLYHLTGLVHISEVSWDLVQDVQDFLNEGDTVKVIVVNIDTAKSRIALSIRQLEEDPLLETLDKVIPLEADQSPDRMMSPSEVELLPGLDGICNELLQEDGITDVQFGRQGSEKRVVSQDLELWLSNAPAKDNKFTLLARAGRQVQEVYLTTSLDQEGIKKAVQRVLGRVP; via the exons ATGCTGGCAGTGTCCCTCGGGCCGGGGCCTTCGCTCGCGGCCTTCCCCGCTTCCGCCCGGAGGAGCCCAGTCCCCTTCGTCCCCTTCCCTGCCCGCCTGCATCACCGGCCCCTCCTCCTCTCCGCGACCGCCGAGGGAACCGGCGCCCCCGCCGGCCAGGGAGACGCCTCGGCTGCCCCGGTCGACGAGGCGCGCCTGCCGCAG TTCGCTGCGGACTGGGAAGCCGCGCGCGCGGGTAAGGACCAGGGGAGGATCTTCACGCTGCCGGTGCTGAGGGCCAACAGTGGCGGGCTCATTGTCAGGTTCAACTCCCTGCAGGGGTTCGTGCCCAACCCTCTCCTCAGCCCCGCGCACTGGTGTAAAG CTAAGCTTGCAGACCCCAAAAGGCCCATCCAAGATATTACGAAACACCTAGTAGGAACGTCCATTTCTGTCAAG GTGGCTGAAGTGAATGAGGAGGAAAGGAAACTTGTCTTCTCTGAGAAGGATGCTAGTTGGTCAAGGTACTCTTCCCAAATAAAGATTGGCGACATCTATGATGGAATTGTGGGCTCAGTGTTCCCCTATGGTGCATTTGTTCACCTGCGATTTCCTGATG GACTATATCATCTTACTGGTCTTGTACATATCTCCGAGGTGTCTTGGGATCTTGTCCAAGACGTCCAGGATTTTCTAAACGAAGGGGACACTGTCAAGGTCATAGTTGTGAACATTGATAC GGCAAAGTCAAGGATAGCTTTATCTATCAGACAATTGGAGGAAGATCCTTTACTGGAGACATTGGACAAAGTTATCCCTTTG GAAGCTGATCAATCACCTGATCGTATGATGTCTCCTTCAGAAGTCGAACTTCTGCCAGGACTTGATGGCATATGTAATGAACTCTTGCAAGAGGATGG TATAACAGATGTACAGTTTGGGCGCCAAGGATCGGAAAAACGTGTTGTTTCACAAGATTTGGAGCTTTGGCTTTCCAAT GCTCCAGCTAAGGATAACAAGTTCACACTTCTTGCACGAGCTGGGAGGCAG GTCCAGGAAGTGTATTTGACCACTTCCCTAGACCAGGAGGGCATAAAGAAAGCTGTGCAAAGAGTATTAGGGCGTGTTCCTTGA
- the LOC136515000 gene encoding uncharacterized protein, whose amino-acid sequence MAHGATVPLGKSVRCALRTAIGMPKKKKKPPPPPPGSSVSMSMELSSSSSVAARKEAVVRVVLRGGVVEVYPGVVLACTVIRNHPPGLCLAHPDVFRNPHGAVVRPLEPLFPGQKFLLLPESTVVRLKQKIPESSIGAFADEEYDDDKEEEEETSSEGHSSGGGAVSSEEEAAAEGDGATPMPACSARDYFVANDRWSECRFRKLVEQGLAVAPSKDDDEHAERKQHKARTTKKGNKKKRKGRQRRHHTPVPQLPMGLRGFAAARRTWEPSLPSVEEEEATVSVIPVSPRHPPSEPEEVTRS is encoded by the coding sequence ATGGCGCACGGCGCCACGGTGCCGCTGGGCAAGTCGGTGCGGTGCGCGCTCCGGACCGCCATCGGCAtgcccaagaagaagaagaagccgccgccgccgccgcccggcagCAGCGTCAGCATGTCCATGGAGCTGAGCAGCTCGTCGTCGGTGGCGGCGAGGAAGGAGGCGGTGGTGCGGGTGGTGCTGCGGGGCGGGGTGGTGGAGGTGTACCCGGGCGTGGTGCTGGCGTGCACCGTCATCCGGAACCACCCGCCGGGGCTCTGCCTCGCGCACCCGGACGTGTTCCGCAACCCGCATGGCGCCGTCGTCCGCCCGCTCGAGCCGCTCTTCCCCGGCCAGAAGTTCCTGCTGCTCCCCGAGAGCACCGTCGTCAGGTTGAAGCAGAAGATCCCCGAGAGCTCTATCGGCGCCTTCGCCGACGAGGAGTACGACGACgataaggaggaggaggaggagacgtcCTCGGAGGGccacagcagcggcggcggcgcggtgtcGTCGGAagaggaggcggccgcggaggGTGACGGTGCTACCCCCATGCCGGCGTGCAGCGCGAGGGACTACTTCGTGGCCAACGACCGGTGGTCGGAGTGCCGCTTCAGGAAGCTCGTGGAACAGGGGCTCGCCGTGGCGCCGAGCAAAGACGACGACGAGCACGCCGAGAGGAAGCAGCACAAGGCAAGGACGACGAAGAAGGGGAACAAGAAGAAGCGGAAGGGAAGGCAGCGGAGACACCATACTCCGGTGCCCCAGCTGCCGATGGGGCTCAGGGGGTTCGCGGCGGCGAGGAGGACATGGGAGCCCAGCCTGCcatcggtggaggaggaggaggccaccgtCTCCGTCATCCCCGTCTCTCCTCGCCACCCTCCATCGGAGCCGGAGGAGGTCACAAGATCATGA
- the LOC136514999 gene encoding small ribosomal subunit protein bS1c-like isoform X2 — protein MLAVSLGPGPSLAAFPASARRSPVPFVPFPARLHHRPLLLSATAEGTGAPAGQGDASAAPVDEARLPQFAADWEAARAGKDQGRIFTLPVLRANSGGLIVRFNSLQGFVPNPLLSPAHWCKDPKRPIQDITKHLVGTSISVKVAEVNEEERKLVFSEKDASWSRYSSQIKIGDIYDGIVGSVFPYGAFVHLRFPDGLYHLTGLVHISEVSWDLVQDVQDFLNEGDTVKVIVVNIDTAKSRIALSIRQLEEDPLLETLDKVIPLEADQSPDRMMSPSEVELLPGLDGICNELLQEDGITDVQFGRQGSEKRVVSQDLELWLSNAPAKDNKFTLLARAGRQVQEVYLTTSLDQEGIKKAVQRVLGRVP, from the exons ATGCTGGCAGTGTCCCTCGGGCCGGGGCCTTCGCTCGCGGCCTTCCCCGCTTCCGCCCGGAGGAGCCCAGTCCCCTTCGTCCCCTTCCCTGCCCGCCTGCATCACCGGCCCCTCCTCCTCTCCGCGACCGCCGAGGGAACCGGCGCCCCCGCCGGCCAGGGAGACGCCTCGGCTGCCCCGGTCGACGAGGCGCGCCTGCCGCAG TTCGCTGCGGACTGGGAAGCCGCGCGCGCGGGTAAGGACCAGGGGAGGATCTTCACGCTGCCGGTGCTGAGGGCCAACAGTGGCGGGCTCATTGTCAGGTTCAACTCCCTGCAGGGGTTCGTGCCCAACCCTCTCCTCAGCCCCGCGCACTGGTGTAAAG ACCCCAAAAGGCCCATCCAAGATATTACGAAACACCTAGTAGGAACGTCCATTTCTGTCAAG GTGGCTGAAGTGAATGAGGAGGAAAGGAAACTTGTCTTCTCTGAGAAGGATGCTAGTTGGTCAAGGTACTCTTCCCAAATAAAGATTGGCGACATCTATGATGGAATTGTGGGCTCAGTGTTCCCCTATGGTGCATTTGTTCACCTGCGATTTCCTGATG GACTATATCATCTTACTGGTCTTGTACATATCTCCGAGGTGTCTTGGGATCTTGTCCAAGACGTCCAGGATTTTCTAAACGAAGGGGACACTGTCAAGGTCATAGTTGTGAACATTGATAC GGCAAAGTCAAGGATAGCTTTATCTATCAGACAATTGGAGGAAGATCCTTTACTGGAGACATTGGACAAAGTTATCCCTTTG GAAGCTGATCAATCACCTGATCGTATGATGTCTCCTTCAGAAGTCGAACTTCTGCCAGGACTTGATGGCATATGTAATGAACTCTTGCAAGAGGATGG TATAACAGATGTACAGTTTGGGCGCCAAGGATCGGAAAAACGTGTTGTTTCACAAGATTTGGAGCTTTGGCTTTCCAAT GCTCCAGCTAAGGATAACAAGTTCACACTTCTTGCACGAGCTGGGAGGCAG GTCCAGGAAGTGTATTTGACCACTTCCCTAGACCAGGAGGGCATAAAGAAAGCTGTGCAAAGAGTATTAGGGCGTGTTCCTTGA